The following nucleotide sequence is from Streptomyces sp. NBC_00239.
CCCGCCCTCGTGGCGGAACGGCTCGGCTCCAGGGAGGACGGGCACCAGAATCTCCTGTTCGATCAGCACGGATGAGGGGGTGCGCTCAGTGTGTACTTCACGGTACGCGACCGGGGTGACACCGACCAGGGCCGTCACGGGGACCGGCGGCCCGCCGTGCGCCCGGTGCGGGCGGGAGCGCGGGCCCGCCAGGGGTTAAGGTCTGTTCGACAGACACAGGAAGGCATTCGAGTTGATCTACGGCGCAATGAAGTTCTCCATCGGGGGATCCCTGAAGGTCGCCTTCAGGCCCTGGGTGGAGGGCCTCGAGAACATTCCCGCCGAGGGGCCGGCGATCCTCGCGAGCAACCACCTGTCGTTCTCGGACTCCTTCTTCCTGCCCGCGGTGCTCGACCGGAAGGTCACGTTCATCGCGAAGGCGGAGTACTTCACCTCCCCTGGCGTCAAGGGCAAGCTGACCGCGGCGTTCTTCAAGGGCGTCGGCCAGCTCCCCGTGGACCGCTCGGGCGCGCGCGGCGCGGGCGAGGCGGCCATCAAGGCCGGCATCGACGTGATCAAGGGCGGCGGGCTCTTCGGCATCTACCCCGAGGGCACCCGTTCCCCCGACGGCCGCCTGTACCGCGGCAAGCCCGGCGGCCTGGCCCGGGTGGCGCTGGCCACCGGCGCCCCCGTGATCCCCGTCGCGATGATCGACACCGAGAAGATCCAGCCGCCCGGCAAGGTGGTCCCGAAGCTGATGCGCCCGGGCATCCGGATCGGCAAGCCGCTGGACTTCAGCCGCTACCACGGCATGGACGGCGACCGCTTCATCCTGCGCTCGGTGACCGACGAGGTCATGTACGAGATCATGAAGCTTTCCGGGCAGGAATACGTCGACATCTACGCGACGGCCGCCAAGCGCCAGATCGCCGACGCCGAGAAGGCCGCCAAGGCCGACAAGGCGGAGGCGGAGAAGGCCGCGAAGGCCGGGCACACCGCCGCGGCGGGCACGCCCGGGGCGCCGGAACAGCCCGAGGAACCGGGCCGCTAGGCCCGCGACACCCCGGGGGGTGGGGGGATGACCAAGCGCGAGCGGGTCGTGCGCATGTCGGTCGAGCAGCCGCTGTGGCAGGCCCTGACCGGGTACCGGGTGCTCGCCATGGGCTACGCGGCGCTGCTGTTCGCGTCCTCGTACGGCGAGTTCGTCCGGCCCTGGCTCGCCATCGGCTACCTCGCGGTCCTCGCGGGGTGGACGCTGGCGACCCTGCCCAAGGTCGCGAACGCAGTCAGCTGCACCCGGCGCTTCCTGGTCGCCGACCTGGCCCTCGCCCTCACCGGGGTCCTGCTGACCCCGCTCGCCGACTCGGCCGCCCGCATCGCCGACGGCGGCCCCACCCTGCCCTCGATCTGGACGGCCGGCTCGGTACTGGCCTTCGCGCTCAAGGGCGGCTGGCGCTGGGCCGGTGTCGCCTCCACCTTCGTGGCGGTCGCCAACGTCCTCCAGCGCGGCGAGATCACCCGGGACACCGCCCACAACGTGCTGCTGGTCTGGGTGGCCTCGATCGCCGTCGGTTACGTGGTCGAGGTGGCGCGCGCCAGTGAGGCCACGCTCGCCCGCGCCCTGGAGATCGAGGCGGCCACCCGGGAGCGCGAGCGGCTCGCCCGGGACATCCATGACGGGGTGCTCCAGGTCCTGGCCATGGTGCAGCGGCGCGGCGCCGCGGTCGGCGGCGAGGCCGCCGAGCTGGGCCGGATGGCGGGCGAACAGGAGATCGCCCTGCGCACCCTGGTCTCCAGCGGGCTGCTGCCCGCCTCCCGGGTCTCGCGGGACGCGGCCCACGGCGCGCTGGTGACGACAGTGGAGGAGGCGGAGCCGACCGGCGACGTCGACCTGCGCACCCTGCTTGCCCCGCACGCCGGGTCGACGGTGAGCTTCGCCGAGCCCGGCGCCCCGGTCCTGCTGCCGGCCGCCGCCGCCCGCGAGCTGGCCGCCGCGGCCGCCGCCGCGCTGGAGAACGTACGCCGGCACGCCGGCGAGGACGCCCGGGCCTGGATCCTCATCGAGGACGAGCCGGACGAGGTGATCGTGACCGTCCGGGACGACGGGCCGGGCATCCCCGCCGGGCGGCTCGCCCAGGCCGAGGGCGAGGGACGGCTCGGGGTCGCCCAGTCGATCCGCGGCCGGCTGCGGGACCTGGGCGGTACCGCCGAGCTGGTCTCGGTGCCGGGCCAGGGGACGGAAGTAGAGCTGAAGGTTCCGAAGGTTTCCAGGGGGAGGACGAACAACCGATGAGCAGCGAGAACGCGACGAGCAGCGGCAACCCGGCGAGCGGCGGGAGCACCGGCGCCATCCGGGTCATGGTCGTCGACGACCACCCGATGTGGCGGGACGCCGTCGCCCGTGACCTGGCCGCCGCCGGCTGCGAGGTCGTGGCCACCGCCGGGGACGGCCCGCAGGCCGTCCGCCGCGCCCGCGCCGTCGACCCGGACGTCCTCGTCCTCGACCTCAACCTGCCCGGCATGCCGGGCGTGCAGGTCTGCAAGGAACTGGTCGCCTTCAACCCGGCGCTGCGGGTGCTCGTGCTCTCCGCGAGCGGCGAGCACGCCGACGTGCTGGAGGCCGTCAAGTCCGGCGCCACCGGCTACCTGCTGAAGTCCGCGGGCGCCGAGGAGCTCATCGACGCGGTCCGCCGCACCGCCGCCGGCGACCCCGTGTTCACCCCGGGCCTGGCCGGGCTCGTGCTCGGAGAGTACCGGCGGCTGGCCGCCGACCCGGCCCCCGCCGCCTCCGACGAGCCGAAGGCACCGCAACTCACCGACCGCGAGACCGAGGTGCTGCGGCTCGTCGCCAAGGGCCTGTCGTACAAGCAGATCGCCGAGCGGCTCGTCATCTCGCACCGGACCGTCCAGAACCACGTCCAGAACACCCTCGGCAAGCTCCAGCTGCACAACCGCGTCGAGCTGGTGCGGTACGCGATAGAACGCGGACTTGACGACGAGTAGACCCTCGTACGAGTGAACGGGCGTACGCAACGCCCCGTACGCCGACCGGAATTGCCCCTGCCGCGCCCCTTGCTGTGACCCGCGTCACCACTAGCGTGACCGCCGAGCGGGCCCGGCGTGCCTGGGCCCTTCTGGCGAAGGGATGATTCCATGAAGGTCGGAGTGCTGACCGGCGGCGGCGACTGCCCCGGGCTCAACGCGGTCATCCGCGGCGTCGTGCGCAAGGGCGTCCAGGAATACGGGTACGACTTCATCGGCTTCAAGGACGGCTGGCGCGGCCCCGTCGAGGGCGACACGGTGCCGCTCGACATCCCCGCCGTCCGCGGCATCCTGCCCCGCGGCGGCACGATCCTCGGCTCCTCCCGCACCAACCCCTTCAAGACCGAGCACGGGGTCCGCCGGATCAAGGAGAACCTCGCCAAGTTCGAGGTCGAGGCCCTGGTCGCGATCGGCGGCGAGGACACCCTCGGGGTGGCCGCCAGGCTGTACGAGGAGTACGGCATCCCCTGCGTCGGCGTGCCGAAGACCATCGACAACGACCTCTCGGCCACCGACTACACCTTCGGCTTCGACACCGCCGTCGGCATCGCCACCGAGGCCATCGACCGCCTCCACACCACCGCCGAATCGCACATGCGCGTCCTGGTCGTCGAGGTGATGGGCCGGCACGCCGGCTGGATCGCCCTGCACTCGGGCCTGGCCGGCGGCGCGAACGTCATCCTCATCCCCGAGCAGCGCTTCGACGTGGACCAGGTCTGCGCCTGGGTCACCTCCCGGTTCAAGGCGAGCTACGCGCCGATCGTGGTGGTCGCCGAGGGCGCCGTGCCCAAGGACGGCGACATGGTCCTCAAGGACGGCACCCTCGACTCCTTCGGGCACGTACGGCTCTCGGGCGTGGGGGAGTGGCTGGCCAAGGAGATCGAGTCCCGCACCGGCAAGGAGGCCCGCACCACCGTCCTCGGCCACGTCCAGCGCGGCGGCACCCCGAGCGCCTTCGACCGCTGGCTCGCCACCCGCTTCGGGCTGCACGCGATCGAGGCGGTGCGCGACCGGGACTTCGGCAAGATGGTCGCCCTGCGCGGCACGGACATCGTCCGGGTGCCGATCGCCGAGGCCACGGCCCGGCTGAAGACGGTGGACCCGGCGCTCTACGCGGAGGTCGGCGTCTTCTTCGGCTGACCCGTCCGGCTCCGCGGCCGAGCCGGACGGCGGGTGCGGACCATGGACCGTATCGCGACCAACGGTCCATGGTCCGGCACGAGGCACGAGGCGCGAGGAACAGCGAACGGCGAGAGCGATCGACACCACCGTCGCCAACGTGGCGGAGCACGTGGCGGGCCGGCGCTCGGAGAACACGCTCACGCCCGTTGGGTGAAGTTCCGCTTCCGTTCAGCGGACGGCCGGGGCGGCGGCCGCCGAGGGCCCCTAGATTCGCCGTGTGCAGATACCTGACTGGCTCCAGTGGGTGTGCGTGGTGTGGGGCGCGGTCCTCGCCGTCGGCACGCTTGACCATCTGGTACGGGTGGTGCGGGCGCGGCCGGGGTGGGTGCGGGGGCAGCGGGCCGCGGAGGCGTTCGACTGGGCGGGGTCGGCCGTCTTCGCCCTCGGCATGGCCGCCGAAAGCGTCCCCGCCATCCTCGCCGGATCCCTCGCCTACGCCGTCATGGCCACCCGCCGGCGCCTCCATCCCCGCCCGTAGCCCTCCGTACGCGACATCAGCCCTGCCGGCTGACCGGGGGCAACCCTGCCTCGGTGGCCATCCCCAGCCTTGCCGCTGACCGGGGGCAACCCTGCCTCGGTGGCCATCCCCAGCCTTGCCGCTGACCGGGGGCAACCCCGCCTCGTCGGCCATCCCCAGCCTCGCCGGCGCGGGGGCAACCCTGCCTCGACGGCCATTCCCCAGCCTCGCCGGCGTTTGAGGCGCGGGGTCTGGGGCGGAGCCCCAGAGGGGCAACCCGGCTGGCGCCGGGCACCGGGCTCCGCCCGGACCCGCGCCTCAAACGCCGGCGAGGCTGGGTTTTGCCCGTAGGGCACCGGCGGGGCTGGAGCGGGCTCTGCCCAGGCCCGCGCCCCGCGCCTCCAACGCCGGCGGGGCTGGGGGTTGCCGTAGGGCACCGGCGGGGCAGGACGCTGCGCCCCGAGGCGCCGGCCCGGCGGGGGCATCGGGGCCGCCGGGCCGGAGCAGGGGTTGGTCAGCCGTGGGGGGTGACGGCCGGGCGGACCGCGGTGAGGAGGTCGCGGAGGATCTCCGCGCCCCGCAGGGTCAGCACCGACTCGGGGTGGAACTGGACGCCCGCAAAACCGTGCGCGGAGCGCATCGCGTGCACCTCGCCGGTCCGCTCGTCCCGCGCCACCTCCACCCCCCGCGCGGCCAGCCCCGCGGCCGCCTCCGCGTCACAGCGCGCCGTATACGTGTTGTAGAAGCCCACCACTTCCGGCCGCCCGAACAGGTCCACCCGCGTCTGCGCCCCCTGCGCCGGCTCCGCCTTGCGCACCAGCGGCAGCCCCAGCTCGGCCGCGAGCAGCTCGTGGCCCAGGCAGACGCCCAACAGCCCGTGCCGGTGCGAGGCCAGCAGTTCGGCGGCGAGCGGGCGCAGCAGCCGCATCCGGGGGTCGGTGCCGTCCTCCGGATCGCCCGGCCCGGGACCCAGCACCACCGGGCCCACGTGCGCGAGCGCCGCCTCCCGCAGCCCCGGCTCGTCGTAACGCCGTACGGTCACCTCCAGTCCGGCGGCCCGCAGGACGTGCGCGAGCATCGCGGTGAAGGTGTCCTCCGCGTCGATGACGAGCGCGTGCCCGTCCGGTTCGACGGCGGCCTGGTCCTGCATCCGCAGCCAGAACGGCGCCAGGTCCTCCCGGCGTGCGGCCAGCGCCGCCTGCACCCCGGGGTCGTCCGCCAGCCGCGCTTGCGCGGCCGGCGGCTGCGGGGCCGGCGGCCGCACCCCGAGGGCGGCCAGCACCCCCGCGGCCTTGGCGTGCGTCTCCGCGACCTCGCCCGCCGGGTCGGAGTGGCGTACCAGGGTCGCCCCCACCGGCACCCGCAGCCGCCCGTCCGCGGCGATGTCGGCGGTGCGGATCAGGATCGGAGAATCGAGCGTCTGCGCGCCGCCAGCGTCCCGGCCGAGCAGGGCGAGCGCGCCCGCGTAGTAGGCGCGGCCGCCGACCTCGTGCCGTTCGATGACGCGGCAGGCGTTCTGCACGGGCGAGCCGGTCACGGTCGCCGCGAACATGGTCTCCTTCAGTACCTCGCGCACGTCCAGCGAGGACCGGCCGCGCAGCTCGTACTCGGTGTGCGTCAGGTGGGACATCTCCTTCAGGCGCGGTCCGATCACCACCCCGCCCTGGTCCCCGACCGTGCACATCATCTTCAGTTCCTCGTCGACGACCATCGACAGTTCCTCCGTCTCCTTGCGGTCGGCGAGGAAGGAGAGGAAGGACCCGACGGTCGGGCCCTCGGCGGGATGCCGGTAGGTGCCGCTGATCGGATTCATGACCACGGTGCTGCCGGACATCCGGACGTGGACCTCGGGGCTGGCCCCGACCAGGGTCCGCCCGCCCGTCTCCCGCTGCCCTTCCGGGGAAGGCCCTTCGGGCCCGTTCCCCTTCCCGGTGTGCACGACGTACGTCCAGTACGCGCCCCGCTCGTCCGTGAGCAGCCGCCGGAACAGGGCCAGTGCGTCGGCCTGCCCGAAGCCGGGGATCTCGCCGGTGTACGTGCGCCGGATGACGAAGTTGGCGCCCTCGCCGGTGCCGATCTCGTCGCGCAGGACCCGCTCGACGATCCGCGCGTACTCCTCGTCGGGGACGTCGAAGCCGCCGCCCTCGACCCGTACCCGGTGGGCGGGCAGCGCGGCCAGCACCTCGTCGAGGGGCAGCTCGTACGCCTCGTCGGCGACGAGGACGCTCAGCGGGGTGCCGTCGTCGCGGACGTCGAAGCCGCGCTCGCGGATCTGGCGGAACGGCACCAGTGCGAGCGTGCCGTGCGGGCCGATCGGGATGTCGGCGAGCCGCTCGGCCTCGTGCACCGGGCCGATCAGCAGCTCGACGGTGTCGTGGTCGCGGCCGGGGGTGCGGCGGCGCAGCAGGGCGAAGGGCGGGCAGTCGGCTTCGGTGAGCCGGTCGAGCAGACGGCTGACGATCATGGTGCGGTTCCTTCCGGGGAGGTGGAGAGGAACGGCCCCTGACATGCAGAAAGGCCGCCCCTCGGGCGGCCTTCGCGTCAGTGTGGGTACGCGCAGTCAGTGGGCCGCCGGATGAGCGAGCCACCACCAGTTCTGGTTGGAGTGCGTGTACATGGCCGTGAGCGTAGCGGATCCCGGGGGCCCGCGGAGCGACGAACGGCCGACTTGAGAACTCCGTCTCACAAAGCGGGCATCGGAGAATCGGACGTGCCCAAACCCTTACTGTTGTCTGCGTGACCGTGAACGCAGAAACCCAAGCCCTCGCCGCCAAGGCGACCTGGCGAGACCTTCCCGCGGCGCAGCAGCCTGAGTACCCCGATGCCGAGGCTCTGCGCGAAGTCGTCGCGGACCTCGAGTCGTATCCTCCGCTCGTCTTTGCCGGCGAGTGCGACCAGCTGCGCGCCCGCATGGGAGCCGTCGCCAAGGGCGAGGCGTTCCTGCTGCAGGGCGGCGACTGTGCCGAGGCCTTCGACGCCGTGTCCGCCGAGCACATCCGCGCGAAGCTCAAGACCCTCCTCCAGATGTCGGCCGTGCTGACTTACGCGGCCTCCGTGCCCGTCGTCAAGGTCGGCCGGATCGCCGGCCAGTACTCGAAGCCCCGCTCCAAGGGCACCGAGACCCGCGACGGCGTGACCCTGCCCACCTACCGCGGCGACTCCGTCAACGCCTTCGGCTTCGACGAGAAGTCCCGGATCCCCGACCCCGAGCGCCTGAAGCGGATGTACCACGCGTCCGCCTCGACGCTGAACCTGGTGCGCGCCTTCACCACCGGCGGTTACGCCGACCTGCGCCAGGTCCACGCGTGGAACCAGGACTTCGTGAAGTCGTCCCCCTCCGGGCAGCGCTACGAGCAGCTCGCGCGGGAGATCGACAACGCCCTGAACTTCATGAAGGCCTGTGGCACCGACCCGGCCGAGTTCAAGGCGGTCGAGTTCTACGCCTCGCACGAGGCCCTGCTGCTGGACTACGAGTCGGCGCTCACCCGCACCGACTCGCGCACCGGCCGGCTGTACGACACCTCGGGCCACATGGTCTGGATCGGTGAGCGCACCCGCCAGCTGGATCACGCGCACATCGAGTTCTGCTCGCAGATCGCCAACCCGATCGGCATCAAGCTCGGCCCCACCACCAGCGTGGACGAGGCGCTCACCTACATCGACCGCCTCGACCCGGAGCGCGAGCCCGGCCGCCTGACCTTCATCGTCCGGATGGGCGCCGACAAGGTCCGCGACAAGCTCCCGGCCCTGGTCGAGAAGGTCACCGCCTCCGGCGCGACCGTCGCCTGGGTCACCGACCCGATGCACGGCAACACCTTCGAGGCGGCCTCCGGCCACAAGACGCGCCGTTTCGACGACGTGCTCGACGAGGTCAAGGGCTTCTTCGAGGTCCACAAGGAGCTGGGCACCCACCCGGGCGGCATCCACGTCGAGCTCACCGGTGACGACGTCACCGAGTGCGTCGGCGGCGGCGACGAGATCTTCGTCGACGACCTGCACCAGCGCTACGAGACGGCCTGCGACCCGCGGCTCAACCGCAGCCAGTCGCTCGACCTGGCGTTCCTGGTGGCGGAGATGTACCGCGATCAGTAAGTAGATATCTACGAGAGTGGGGCGCGGATCGATGTGATCCGCGCCCCACTGTCGTTCACGGCACTTTTACAGCCGGGAGCTGCCGGGTAAGGTTAGGTTAGCCTCACCGAAAAGAACGGGAAGGCGCACCGATCGTTTCCGCACCCGCCCGGGAGGTGAACCGCGTGTACGTCTGCTCTTGCTTCGGCATCACCGACAAGCAGGTCAAGGAGCACGCGGAGGCCGGCGCCTGCACTCCGCGCCAGATCGCCTCGGTCACGAAGGCCGGCACCGACTGCGGCAACTGCGTCCGTGCCATCCAGGGCATCCTGGGCCGGGGGGCGTGCCCCCGCCGGCAGCTGCTGGACCAGGGTGCCGGCGGACAGGTCCTCGCCGCCGAGCCGGAGCTCGCGGAAGCCGCCTAGCCCGACCGTCCCGGTGCGGGAAGCCCGCTCAGCTGGGCTGCTCGATCAGCTGAGCGATGTACAGCGCCTCGCCCAGGCTCTCGATGAGTTCCAGCTGCGTGTCCAGGTAGTCGATGTGGTGCTCCTCGTCGGCCAGGATCTCCTCGAAGAGGTTCGCCGAGGTGAAGTCGCCCTTGCCCCGCATGACCTCGATCCCGCGCTTCAGGCGGTCGATCGCCTCCACCTCGACCTGCCGGTCCGCCTGGAACATCTCCGTCAGGGTCTGCCCGACCCGGACGTGGAAGAGCCGCTGGTAATTGGGAAGACCGTCCAGCATCAGAATGCGTTCGGTGATCTTGTCCGCGTGCTTCATCTCATCGATGGACTCTTCGCGGGTGTATTTGGCGAGCTTCGTCCAACCCTTGTTGTCCTGGATGCGGTAGTGCAGCCAGTACTGGTTGATCGCCGTCAGCTCGCCGGTGAGCTGTTCGTTCAGAAACTCAAGGACCTCGGGGTCGCCCTGCATTGCAGAGGCTCCTTCCAAGCAAGTGTCTGGCCAGGTGCGCGCATCCTTGCACCGCCCGCCGGAGGCCGTCCAGTAAGTGCATGCTTAGTAGGAGTTGCCCGAATCGGGGCCAACCTGGTCATGACCACCCCACCCAGTCTGTCACCATGGAGGCATGGGTCAGCCGGAAAGCCGGGAATCTCCGGGAGCAGAGCAGCCGGAGCTTCCTCCGGGACAACGCCTGCAGCGCGGCTGGCCGGTCACCCACTACGGTCCGGTGCCCAAATTCAAGCCGGACCGCTGGGAGTTCAGGGTCTTCGGGGCCACCGCCGACGGCGACAAGCACTGCTGGAACCACGAGGAGTTCGCGGCGCTGCCCTTCTCCTCCGTCGTCGCCGACCTGCACTGCGTGACGAAGTTCAGCATGCTGGGGGCCGAATGGGGCGGGGTGCTCGCACGGACCGTGCTGGAGCTCGCGCCGCCCGCCCCCGACGTCACCCACGTCATGGTCTGGGCCGAGTACGGCTTCAGCTCCAACATGCGCCTGGCCGACTTCGGCTCGCCGCGCACGGTCTTCGCCACCCACCAGGGCGGTGAGCCGCTGACCGCCGAGCACGGCTTCCCGCTGCGGCTCGTCGTGCCGCACCTGTACGCCTGGAAGGGTCCCAAGTGGGTGCGCGGCGTGGAGTACATGACGGCCGACCGCCGCGGCTTCTGGGAGGAGCGCGGCTACCACAACATCGGCGACCCGTGGCGCGAGCAGCGCTTCTCCTACCAGGAGGAGCCGGGCGACGGCCCGGAGCTGTAGCCCCGCACCGCCGTCCGGGATCCCGGTGTCACGGGATCTCCCGCAGCTCCTTCAGCCGTGCCACGTCCGCCGCGTGCCCCGACGGGCCGCCCGGCGTCTCGATGACCAGCGGCACCCCGGCCGTCTCCGGATGCGTGAACAGCTCCCGGAACGCCCCCTCGCCGATGTGCCCGGCGCCGATGTTCTCGTGCCGGTCCTTGTGCGCGCCCACGCCCTCCTTCGAGTCGTTGGCGTGGATCAGCTTCAGCCGGCCCGGGCCGACCGTGTCGGTCAGCAGGTCAAGGGTCTGCTTCATGCCGCCCGGCGCGGCCAGGTCGTGCCCGGCGGCGAAGATGTGGCAGGTGTCGAGGCAGATGCCGAGCTTCGGGTGCGCGTCCAGGGCCTCGAAGTACGGGCCGAAGTCCCAGGTCCGCGAGCACAGCGAGGAGCCCTGCCCGGCCGTCGACTCCAGCAGCAGGAACGGGTCGTCGTCGTGGGTCAGTTCGTCGAGCAGCGGCAGCATGTGCTCCCGTACCTGCGCGTAGGCCGCGGAGCGCGGTCGGCCGCCGGTCGCGGACCCGGTGTGCACGACCACGCCCAGGGCGCCGATCTCCCGGGCCCGGCGCAGCGAGTGCCGCAGCGACTCCACCGACTTCTCCACCGTCGCCTCGGTGTGCGACCCGAAGTTGATCAGGTAGGGGGCGTGGACGTACGCGGGCATGCCCTGGCGTGCGCACTCCGCGCGGAACAGCTCGTCCTGCGCCGGGTTCCCGGTCGGGGTGGCCCAGCCGCGCGGGTTGGCCGCGAAGACCTGCACGGTCTCCGCGCCCAGCTCACGGGCGTACGCCAGTCCGGTCGACGCCAGTCCGCCGGCCACGGGGACGTGCCCGCCCACCGGATTGCGCAGTGCGGCGGCCTTGCTCGTGCTCACGTGCCTGTCACAGTCCCTTGAGTCGGATGGTGATGGTGCTGCCCTCGGGGGCGTCCGTGCCGCCCTTGACCGACTGGCTCGCGACGTCGTCGCTGAAGGACAGGAACGGCCGGTCCACCTTGACCTCGAAGCCCGCCGCCTTCAGCATCCGCTTCGCCTCGTCCACGTTCCGGCCGGTGACGTCCGGCACCGCGACCATCCGCGGGCCCTTGGACACGGTCAGCGTGACCGTGTCGCCGGCCGCCGCCCGGGTGCCCGCGGCCACCGACTGGTTGGCGACGGCCCCCGCGGGCTGCGGGGAGTGGATCTGCTCCGGCGCGACCGCGACCTTGAGGCCGAGGTCCTCCAGCGCCGAGCGGGCCGCGTCGGCGGGGGCACCCACGACCGACGGCACCGGCACCGGCCGGCCCTTGCTGACCACGAGTGCCACGGCCGTGTCCGGGGCCCGCTGCTCGCGCGCCGCCGGGTCGGAGCTGATCACGGCGCCCGCCGGAACGTCCTCGCTGAAGGCCCGCGTCACCTGGCCGGGGGCCAGGCCGGCCGCGGCCAGCCGCTTCCTGGCCTCGGCCAGCGGGACCCGCTTCAGGTCGGGCACGGCCACGATCTCGGGTCCCCGCGAGACGGTCAGCGTCACCGAGCCGTTGCCGCGGATCTGCTGGCCGCCCTCCGGGTCGGTGGCCATCACGGTGCCCCGCTCGAAGGTGTCGCTGAACTCCTTCTCCACCCGCTCCACGTCGAGCCCGGCCGTGATCAGCCGGTCCCGGGCCTGCGCCTCGGTCTTGCCGAGCAGGTTCGGGACCCTCGTGAACTGGCCGGAGCTGATGTACCAGACGCCGGTGCCGAGCCCCAGGGCCAGCAGCACCCCGGCGATCACCATGAGCGTGCCCCGGCCCGGCCGGCGCCCGCGCCCGGCGGCCCGCGACGCGGGTACGGGCGGCAGCGGCGGCGGGGTCTGCAGCCGGGCCGTGTGCTGCACGTCCCCGACGGGGGCCGCGCCACCGGAGCCGGCGGGGCGCAGGACCACGCCGGTCCGGTCCTCCGAGGCGGACCGGACGCCGGAGCGGGCCTGCGGCGGCACGGCGTCCAACTGCTCCTCGGACAGCGCGGCCCGGGCCTGCCGGACCAGGCCCAGCAGGGCCACGGCGTCGTACGGGCGCTGCTCGGGGCGGCGCGCGGCGGCGGCCGCGACCAGCTCGTCGAGCCCGGCGGGCAGCCCCGGCACGGCCGCGGACGGCGCGGGCACGTCCGCGTTGAGGTGCTGGTAGAGGACCTGGGCCGGGCTCTCCCCGGAGTGCGGCTTCGCGCCGGTCAGCATCTCGTACAGCACCACGCCGCAGGCGTAGACGTCGACGCGGGTGTCGGTGACGCCGTTCTCGATCTGCTCGGGGGCCAGGTAGGAGACGGTGCCCAGGACGGAGCCGGTGGTGTTCGTGACCGAGTCCACCGACCGTACGAGACCGAAGTCGGCCACCTTCACCCGGCCGTCGTCGCCGATCAGGACGTTCTCGGGCTTCATGTCGCGGTGCACGAAACCGGCCCGGTGCGCGGCGCCGAGCGCGGCGAGGACCGGCTCCAGGATGTCCAGGGCCGCCCGCGGCTGGAGTGCGCCGCGCTCGCGCAGCAGGTCGCGCAGGGTGCAGCCGGAGACGTACTCCATCGCGAGGTAGACGTACCCGCCGTCCATGCCCTGGTCGAAGACGGCCACCACGTTGGCGTGCGCCAGGCGGGCCACGGACTTCGCCTCGCGGATGAAACGGTCGACGAAGGCGGCGTCGGCGGCGAGCGCCGGGTGCATCACCTTCAGGGCGAGGATGCGGTCGAGGCGGGTGTCGACGGCGCGGTAGACCGTGGCCATGCCGCCGACTGCGATGCGTGCGTCGATGCGGTAGCGGCCGTCGAGCACACGCCCGACGAGGGGGTCTTCCAAGGTCGTGTCCACCCGCCGATTCTACGAGCGCCCGCGGCACGCTCCGCCAGGGTGTCCCCGCTTGCAGCCCAGCTGTGACGTCCGCGCCCGGATCCGCTGCGCGGGACCCTTCCCCACCCCGCCCCTCCCCGCCCCCGGGGCAGAGCCCGATCCGGCCTCGCCGGCGTTTGAGGCGCGGGGTCCGGGGGCGGAGCCCCCCCCGGTCAGAACGCCGGGCGTTCCGGGTCGAGGGCGGCGCGGCCCTCGACGGGGGAGGACGCCTCGGCGAAGTGGCGGCGGGGGATCCGGCCCGCCCGGTACGCGAGGCGCCCCGCCGAGACGGCGTCCCGCATGCCGGCAGCCATCAGCACCGGCGCCTGCGCCCGCGTCACGGCCGAGGCGAGCATCACGGCCGCGCACCCCAGTTCCATGGCGAGCGCGACGTCCGAGGCCGTGCCGGCCCCGGCGTCGAGGATCACCGGGACCCCGGCCCGTTCCACGATCAGCTCGAAGTTGTGCGGATTGCGGATGCCCAGGCCCGAGCCGATGGGGGAGCCGAGCGGCATGATCGCCGCGCAGCCCACGTCCTCCAGCTTGCGGGCCAGCACCGGGTCGTCGTTCGTGTAGGGCAGCACCGTGAAGCCGTCGTCGACC
It contains:
- the macS gene encoding MacS family sensor histidine kinase, which translates into the protein MTKRERVVRMSVEQPLWQALTGYRVLAMGYAALLFASSYGEFVRPWLAIGYLAVLAGWTLATLPKVANAVSCTRRFLVADLALALTGVLLTPLADSAARIADGGPTLPSIWTAGSVLAFALKGGWRWAGVASTFVAVANVLQRGEITRDTAHNVLLVWVASIAVGYVVEVARASEATLARALEIEAATRERERLARDIHDGVLQVLAMVQRRGAAVGGEAAELGRMAGEQEIALRTLVSSGLLPASRVSRDAAHGALVTTVEEAEPTGDVDLRTLLAPHAGSTVSFAEPGAPVLLPAAAARELAAAAAAALENVRRHAGEDARAWILIEDEPDEVIVTVRDDGPGIPAGRLAQAEGEGRLGVAQSIRGRLRDLGGTAELVSVPGQGTEVELKVPKVSRGRTNNR
- a CDS encoding lysophospholipid acyltransferase family protein, encoding MKFSIGGSLKVAFRPWVEGLENIPAEGPAILASNHLSFSDSFFLPAVLDRKVTFIAKAEYFTSPGVKGKLTAAFFKGVGQLPVDRSGARGAGEAAIKAGIDVIKGGGLFGIYPEGTRSPDGRLYRGKPGGLARVALATGAPVIPVAMIDTEKIQPPGKVVPKLMRPGIRIGKPLDFSRYHGMDGDRFILRSVTDEVMYEIMKLSGQEYVDIYATAAKRQIADAEKAAKADKAEAEKAAKAGHTAAAGTPGAPEQPEEPGR
- a CDS encoding 6-phosphofructokinase, with the protein product MKVGVLTGGGDCPGLNAVIRGVVRKGVQEYGYDFIGFKDGWRGPVEGDTVPLDIPAVRGILPRGGTILGSSRTNPFKTEHGVRRIKENLAKFEVEALVAIGGEDTLGVAARLYEEYGIPCVGVPKTIDNDLSATDYTFGFDTAVGIATEAIDRLHTTAESHMRVLVVEVMGRHAGWIALHSGLAGGANVILIPEQRFDVDQVCAWVTSRFKASYAPIVVVAEGAVPKDGDMVLKDGTLDSFGHVRLSGVGEWLAKEIESRTGKEARTTVLGHVQRGGTPSAFDRWLATRFGLHAIEAVRDRDFGKMVALRGTDIVRVPIAEATARLKTVDPALYAEVGVFFG
- a CDS encoding anthranilate synthase family protein, encoding MIVSRLLDRLTEADCPPFALLRRRTPGRDHDTVELLIGPVHEAERLADIPIGPHGTLALVPFRQIRERGFDVRDDGTPLSVLVADEAYELPLDEVLAALPAHRVRVEGGGFDVPDEEYARIVERVLRDEIGTGEGANFVIRRTYTGEIPGFGQADALALFRRLLTDERGAYWTYVVHTGKGNGPEGPSPEGQRETGGRTLVGASPEVHVRMSGSTVVMNPISGTYRHPAEGPTVGSFLSFLADRKETEELSMVVDEELKMMCTVGDQGGVVIGPRLKEMSHLTHTEYELRGRSSLDVREVLKETMFAATVTGSPVQNACRVIERHEVGGRAYYAGALALLGRDAGGAQTLDSPILIRTADIAADGRLRVPVGATLVRHSDPAGEVAETHAKAAGVLAALGVRPPAPQPPAAQARLADDPGVQAALAARREDLAPFWLRMQDQAAVEPDGHALVIDAEDTFTAMLAHVLRAAGLEVTVRRYDEPGLREAALAHVGPVVLGPGPGDPEDGTDPRMRLLRPLAAELLASHRHGLLGVCLGHELLAAELGLPLVRKAEPAQGAQTRVDLFGRPEVVGFYNTYTARCDAEAAAGLAARGVEVARDERTGEVHAMRSAHGFAGVQFHPESVLTLRGAEILRDLLTAVRPAVTPHG
- a CDS encoding response regulator transcription factor, translating into MSSENATSSGNPASGGSTGAIRVMVVDDHPMWRDAVARDLAAAGCEVVATAGDGPQAVRRARAVDPDVLVLDLNLPGMPGVQVCKELVAFNPALRVLVLSASGEHADVLEAVKSGATGYLLKSAGAEELIDAVRRTAAGDPVFTPGLAGLVLGEYRRLAADPAPAASDEPKAPQLTDRETEVLRLVAKGLSYKQIAERLVISHRTVQNHVQNTLGKLQLHNRVELVRYAIERGLDDE